From the genome of Thermogutta terrifontis, one region includes:
- the cas2 gene encoding CRISPR-associated endonuclease Cas2 — translation MYTIVVYDVEQRRVGKICRYLRRYLNWVQNSAFEGELTEHQIEEMTAGLRRIINRDQDSVYIYQIPERRWCTRRVVGVEKTNLDTVL, via the coding sequence ATGTACACTATTGTCGTTTATGATGTCGAACAGCGACGCGTCGGCAAAATTTGCCGCTACCTGCGACGCTATCTGAATTGGGTCCAGAACAGTGCTTTCGAAGGCGAACTCACGGAACATCAAATCGAAGAAATGACCGCCGGCCTCCGCCGTATCATCAATCGCGATCAGGACAGCGTCTATATCTACCAGATCCCGGAACGCCGATGGTGCACACGCCGTGTCGTTGGCGTGGAAAAAACCAACCTCGATACCGTCCTGTAG
- the cas6 gene encoding CRISPR-associated endoribonuclease Cas6: protein MRVRITFNSLQKSIPLPWHYPAQLQGLLFRWLRANDRKLARLLHDVGFVYQGHSYKLIVFSHLRGTFAKAATDSVFLDPPLRWWISSPLDPIVQSLVGGLFGRPYVRLGQQTLIIERVQVEDLPDFSHPTTFYTLSPVVVSTCQDGPDGPQKIFLSPDQPDFVRVIRDNLQRKASLLGINAPANSLAIQPGRLRSRLFQLHGGSIRGWEGEFLLSGPPELIRVAYEAGLGERNAQGFGMLACRQKAF from the coding sequence ATGCGGGTGCGCATCACCTTTAACTCCCTGCAAAAGTCCATCCCCCTCCCCTGGCACTACCCCGCTCAGCTCCAAGGCCTCCTCTTCCGCTGGCTCCGCGCCAACGACCGCAAACTCGCCCGACTCCTCCACGACGTGGGATTCGTCTACCAGGGACACTCCTACAAACTCATCGTCTTCTCTCACCTCCGCGGCACATTTGCCAAGGCCGCAACCGACAGCGTCTTTCTCGATCCCCCACTCCGCTGGTGGATTTCCTCTCCCCTCGACCCCATCGTGCAAAGCCTCGTGGGGGGACTCTTCGGCCGACCGTATGTCCGCCTGGGACAACAAACCCTCATCATCGAACGCGTCCAGGTCGAAGACCTCCCGGATTTCTCCCACCCAACCACCTTCTACACCCTCTCCCCCGTCGTGGTCTCCACATGCCAGGATGGCCCTGACGGTCCCCAGAAAATCTTCCTCTCCCCCGACCAACCCGATTTCGTCCGCGTCATCCGCGACAACCTCCAGCGCAAGGCCTCCCTGCTGGGGATCAATGCCCCGGCCAATTCTCTCGCCATTCAGCCCGGTCGCCTCCGCAGCCGCCTCTTCCAGCTCCATGGCGGCTCCATCCGCGGCTGGGAAGGGGAGTTCCTCCTGAGCGGCCCGCCCGAATTAATCCGCGTAGCCTACGAAGCCGGATTGGGTGAACGTAACGCCCAGGGCTTTGGGATGCTTGCCTGCCGGCAAAAAGCATTCTAA